In Kineococcus mangrovi, the following proteins share a genomic window:
- a CDS encoding CDP-alcohol phosphatidyltransferase family protein: MVNVPNAVTAARTVGSLACAAVAILVGSEVWLAVALAVYWIGDIADGALARRLGQETTLGAVFDIVCDRACGACFFLGWAALHPETALVVVLFLAEFMVVDFLLSFSFYLFPINSPNYFGAVDRRVFLLNWSKVAKSLNSGLIAVLLLTDVTLWVPAAIATVLVVVKGYSLLRTSRLPRRRDADCVVTGGLFAVAAP; this comes from the coding sequence GTGGTCAACGTCCCGAACGCCGTCACGGCGGCGCGGACGGTGGGGAGCCTGGCCTGCGCGGCCGTCGCGATCCTCGTCGGCTCCGAGGTGTGGCTGGCGGTCGCGCTGGCGGTGTACTGGATCGGCGACATCGCCGACGGGGCGCTGGCCCGCCGGCTGGGGCAGGAGACCACGCTCGGCGCGGTGTTCGACATCGTCTGCGACCGGGCCTGCGGTGCGTGCTTCTTCCTCGGGTGGGCTGCGCTGCACCCGGAGACCGCGCTGGTGGTGGTCCTGTTCCTCGCCGAGTTCATGGTCGTCGACTTCCTGCTGTCGTTCAGCTTCTACCTGTTCCCGATCAACAGCCCGAACTACTTCGGCGCGGTCGACCGCCGGGTGTTCCTGCTGAACTGGTCGAAGGTGGCGAAGTCGCTCAACAGCGGGCTCATCGCCGTGCTGCTCCTGACGGACGTGACGCTGTGGGTCCCCGCGGCCATCGCCACGGTGCTCGTGGTCGTCAAGGGCTACTCGCTCCTGCGCACGTCCCGGCTGCCCCGACGGCGGGACGCCGACTGCGTGGTCACGGGTGGCCTCTTCGCGGTCGCCGCCCCGTGA
- a CDS encoding phosphotransferase enzyme family protein produces MLTVDDVRELVARHWAVGPVDVSSLPGGMNSTTWTVTGSGGRWVAKAVAAASETGFALGLRAAQVVDAAGVPAGAPEPTRQGELRAGTLALLRRVEGAPLTGADPREQVLIGTTLGRAHHALTATTGPGSPGAFPHWVDPGAAHLEVEPWVRPAVRDALARYTALRAAGPPLTCAVLHGDPDPGAFLALGDGDCGLIDWSSAEPGPLLYDLASAALYLGGPDRATALVEAYVATGVLAPSEVERGLDVLHAVRWAVQADYFAHRVVTDDRTGIDDPGENAKGLHDAREFFGSGG; encoded by the coding sequence GTGCTGACCGTCGACGACGTGCGCGAGCTGGTGGCCAGGCACTGGGCCGTGGGTCCCGTCGACGTCTCGTCCCTGCCCGGCGGCATGAACTCCACGACGTGGACGGTGACGGGGAGCGGCGGCCGGTGGGTCGCGAAGGCGGTCGCCGCGGCGAGCGAGACGGGCTTCGCCCTCGGCCTGCGGGCGGCGCAGGTGGTGGACGCCGCCGGGGTCCCGGCCGGGGCGCCGGAACCCACCCGGCAGGGTGAGCTGCGCGCCGGAACGCTGGCCTTGCTGCGCCGGGTCGAAGGTGCGCCCCTGACCGGTGCGGACCCGCGCGAGCAGGTGCTCATCGGCACCACGCTCGGGCGGGCCCACCACGCCCTCACCGCCACGACGGGACCCGGGTCGCCCGGTGCCTTCCCGCACTGGGTCGACCCCGGTGCCGCCCACCTCGAGGTGGAGCCCTGGGTGCGCCCGGCCGTGCGCGACGCCCTCGCCCGGTACACCGCCCTCCGGGCGGCCGGGCCTCCGCTGACCTGCGCCGTGCTGCACGGTGATCCCGATCCGGGCGCGTTCCTGGCGCTCGGGGACGGGGACTGCGGCCTCATCGACTGGTCCAGCGCCGAACCCGGCCCGCTCTTGTACGACCTCGCGAGCGCCGCGCTCTACCTCGGCGGCCCCGACCGCGCCACGGCGCTCGTCGAGGCGTACGTCGCGACCGGCGTCCTCGCGCCGTCCGAGGTCGAGCGGGGCCTCGACGTCCTGCACGCGGTGCGGTGGGCGGTGCAGGCCGACTACTTCGCGCACCGGGTCGTGACCGACGACCGCACCGGGATCGACGACCCGGGGGAGAACGCGAAGGGTCTGCACGACGCCCGGGAGTTCTTCGGCTCCGGCGGCTGA
- a CDS encoding glutathione-independent formaldehyde dehydrogenase — protein MKALVYNGAFDVSVQDVPDATVERPTDAVVRITSTNICGSDLHMYEGRTGMETGRVLGHENMGVVEAVGSGVDRLKVGDRVSLPFNVACGSCENCAAGRTAFCLRANQAGTAGAAFGFAAMGEYAGGQAELLRVPWADFNALVLPEGTEKELDYTMLSDIFPTGWHGVELSRFEPGDSVVVWGAGPVGLMAAHSARIRGAAEVFVVDRHPDRLALVRKAGATPVDDSAGDPVEQIMQATGGRGVDRGVEAIGYQAHDPSGQEDASMVLNQLVQVVKATGGIGVVGVYLPQDPGAKDELSQQGKLAFDYGTFWFKGQSMGTGQCNVKAYNVKLRNLITSGVATPGFIVSHELDLTEAGSAYSTFDRREDGWTKVVLHPGDLATAR, from the coding sequence GTGAAAGCACTCGTCTACAACGGCGCGTTCGACGTCTCCGTCCAGGACGTCCCCGACGCGACGGTCGAACGACCGACGGACGCCGTCGTCCGGATCACCTCGACGAACATCTGCGGCTCGGACCTGCACATGTACGAGGGCCGCACCGGCATGGAGACCGGGCGCGTGCTCGGTCACGAGAACATGGGCGTCGTCGAGGCCGTCGGCTCCGGCGTCGACCGGCTGAAGGTCGGCGACCGCGTCAGCCTGCCGTTCAACGTCGCCTGCGGAAGCTGCGAGAACTGCGCCGCGGGCCGGACCGCGTTCTGCCTGCGCGCCAACCAGGCGGGGACGGCCGGTGCCGCCTTCGGGTTCGCCGCGATGGGTGAGTACGCCGGTGGCCAGGCCGAGCTGCTGCGGGTGCCGTGGGCCGACTTCAACGCCCTCGTGCTGCCCGAGGGCACCGAGAAGGAACTCGACTACACGATGCTGTCGGACATCTTCCCCACCGGCTGGCACGGGGTGGAACTGTCGCGGTTCGAGCCGGGTGACTCCGTCGTCGTGTGGGGTGCCGGTCCCGTCGGCCTCATGGCCGCGCACTCGGCCCGGATCCGCGGCGCCGCCGAGGTGTTCGTGGTCGACCGTCACCCCGACCGGCTCGCGCTGGTGCGCAAGGCCGGCGCCACCCCCGTCGACGACTCGGCCGGCGACCCGGTCGAGCAGATCATGCAGGCCACCGGGGGCCGGGGTGTCGACCGCGGCGTCGAGGCCATCGGCTACCAGGCGCACGACCCCTCCGGCCAGGAGGACGCCTCGATGGTCCTGAACCAGCTCGTGCAGGTGGTGAAGGCGACCGGCGGGATCGGTGTGGTGGGCGTTTACCTGCCGCAGGACCCGGGCGCGAAGGACGAGTTGTCCCAGCAGGGCAAGCTCGCCTTCGACTACGGGACGTTCTGGTTCAAGGGCCAGTCGATGGGCACCGGCCAGTGCAACGTCAAGGCGTACAACGTGAAGCTGCGGAACCTCATCACCTCCGGTGTCGCCACGCCGGGCTTCATCGTGAGCCACGAGCTCGACCTCACCGAGGCGGGTTCGGCGTACTCGACGTTCGACCGGCGCGAGGACGGCTGGACGAAGGTCGTCCTGCACCCGGGGGACCTCGCCACCGCGCGCTGA
- a CDS encoding alpha/beta fold hydrolase, whose product MTEVTAHHGLFKDTNLHVDDTGGAGRPVVLIHGWPLSGASWSEQVPALTAAGHRVVTYDRRGFGRSDKTRSGYDYDTLADDLHSLLEQLDLRDVTLVGFSMGGGEVARYVGRYGTDRLHSVVFAGAVPPYMAKTDDNPQGPLTQEAADEMESGLKSDEDAFYDGFVTDFFSVDGELQVTEAQRREARELTKQADHKAALKTMEAFGTTDFREDLPKVTVPTLVIHGGSDAIVPFEGSGARTHAAVAGSRLHVVAGAPHGFNVSHAEEFNRVLLEFLAS is encoded by the coding sequence ATGACCGAGGTCACGGCCCACCACGGACTGTTCAAGGACACGAACCTGCACGTCGACGACACCGGCGGCGCAGGACGCCCCGTCGTGCTGATCCACGGCTGGCCCCTGTCCGGCGCGTCGTGGTCGGAGCAGGTGCCGGCGCTCACCGCCGCGGGGCACCGGGTCGTCACGTACGACCGCCGGGGTTTCGGCCGCAGCGACAAGACCCGCAGCGGGTACGACTACGACACCCTCGCCGACGACCTGCACTCCCTCCTGGAGCAGCTCGACCTGCGCGACGTCACCCTCGTCGGCTTCTCCATGGGTGGCGGTGAGGTCGCCCGGTACGTCGGCCGGTACGGCACTGACCGCCTCCACAGCGTCGTCTTCGCCGGGGCCGTCCCGCCCTACATGGCCAAGACCGACGACAACCCGCAGGGACCGCTGACGCAGGAGGCGGCCGACGAGATGGAGTCGGGCCTGAAGTCCGACGAGGACGCGTTCTACGACGGGTTCGTCACGGACTTCTTCTCCGTCGACGGTGAGCTCCAGGTCACCGAGGCGCAGCGCCGGGAAGCCCGGGAACTGACGAAGCAGGCCGACCACAAGGCCGCCCTGAAGACGATGGAGGCGTTCGGCACGACCGACTTCCGCGAGGACCTGCCGAAGGTCACCGTTCCGACGCTGGTCATCCACGGTGGCTCCGACGCGATCGTCCCGTTCGAGGGTTCCGGCGCCCGCACGCACGCCGCCGTCGCGGGAAGCCGCCTGCACGTCGTCGCGGGAGCCCCGCACGGGTTCAACGTCAGCCACGCCGAGGAGTTCAACCGGGTCCTCCTCGAGTTCCTCGCCTCCTGA